GCTGACCGGCATCACCTCAAACTTCTTCGTCGCTATTGTCCTCGGGCTGCCCATCATGCTGTTGCTCGGTTATATCGTCGAGCGCACGGCGATTTCATTTCTCTATAAGCGTGACCACCTCTACCAGGTACTGCTCACCTATGGATTGATCCTCATTTTCAACGAGATGCAGAAGCTCCTCTGGGGCACCAATTTCTACAGTGTGCCTGTTCCGGAGATCCTCAAAGGTTCGATTCCACTCACCGAAAACCAGGTCTACCCTCATTACCGACTTTTTATCTCCATGGTCTGCCTGGCGCTGGCGGGAGTTCTGTATGCCGTCATCGGAAAAACCCGACTCGGCATGATGATCCGCGCCGGTGCGGTGAACCGCGAGATGGTGCAGGCATTGGGGATCAACGTCGGGCGACTGTTTGCCATCGTCTTCAGCCTTGGGGTGGTGCTAGCCGCGTTTGCGGGAATGATCGCGGCGCCGGTGAGCTCGGTCTACCCCGGCATGGGCGATCAGATACTCATCCTCTCGTTTGTAGTGGTAGTGATCGGCGGTATCGGCTCCATCAAGGGCGCGTTCATCGGCGCCATGATCATCGGCCTGGCCGACACCTTCGGCAAGGTGCTGCTGCCCGATATCGCCTCGGTGGCGGTCTACGCCACCATGGCGGTGATCCTGATCTGGCGCCCGCAAGGGCTGTTCGGGAAGGCCTGAGCATGGATACCCCGCGTTCGGTCACTTTCATTCTCACCCTCGCCGTGGTGGCGCTGGCCATCTTTCCCTGGGTCGGGGAGAGCTTCTACGTCAGCCTGGTGATGCGCATGATGATCCTCGGCATCTTCGCCATGAGCCTCGATCTGCTGATCGGCTACACCGGGCTGGTGAGCTTTGGCCATGCCGCCTTCTTCGGACTCTCGGGCTATCTGCTCGCCATCGTCACTCCCGACAGCGGGCCGGTGAGCATCTGGTACGCGCTGCCGGTGTGTCTGGCCGGAGCGGCGCTCGCCGCGCTGGTGATCGGCTGGTTCTCGGTGCGCACCACGGGGATCTACTTCATCATGATCACGCTCGCCTTCGCCCAGATGCTCTACTACTACTTCAACGAGAACACCGATCTCGGCGGGTCGGACGGGATCTTCATCTTCTACAAGCCGACGGTGATGCTGGGCAGCTGGACGCTATTGGATCTCGACAATCATTACACCCTCTACTACTTCATCTTCGCCGGGCTGGTGGGTTCGTATTTTCTGCTGCGCATGCTGCTGCGCTCGCCGTTCGGGCAGGTGATCCGCGGCATTCGCGCCAACGAGGCGCGCACCCGCGCGCTCGGCTTTGCCACCTTCCGCTACAAGCTGGTGAGCTTTGTCATCGCCGGCACGCTGGCCGGGTTTGCCGGCTTTCTCGAGGGGCTGCACACCGGGATCATGAGTCCGGCGCATCTCGGCTGGCACGAGTCGGGCACGGCGATGATGATGGTGATCCTCGGCGGCATCGGCACGCTCTACGGGCCGGTGGTCGGCGCCTTCGCCATGGTCTATCTGCAGGACTGGTTTCAGGAGCTCACCGAGCACTGGCTGCTGCTGATGGGCGGATTCGTGATCGCGGTAGTGCTGTTTCTGCCCAACGGCATCGCCGGGCTGATTCCGCAGCTCACCGGCCGCCTGCGCAAGAAGTCGCCCGCAGCGCAGGAGAATGGCGATGAGTGAGTTCGTGCTGGAAACAACCGGATTGTCGAAAAATTTCGGCGGGCTGTTTGCAGTGCAGAACGTCTCGCTGGCGTTTCGCGCCGGCCAGGTTCACGCCATCATCGGACCCAACGGCGCGGGTAAAACCACATTCATCAATCTGCTGTCGGGCGATCTGTTGCCCAGCGATGGAACCATCCTCTTCAAAGGCAACGACATCACGCGTCTACCGCCCAACAAGATTTCGCAGGCGGGCATCGGGCGCAGTTACCAGAAGACCAATATCTTTCCGCAGTTCACCTGTTTCGATAACTGCTGGCTGGCCGCGCAATCGCGCCGCCCCAGCTCGATGCGCTTCTTTCGGCGTGCCAAACAGCTGAAGGATGTGCAGGCGCGCGCCGAGAAGGCGCTGGAATTGTGCGCACTCACATCACAGAGCAACACCGTTTCAGCCACTATGAGCTACGGCGAACAGCGCCAGCTGGAGATCGGCATGATGCTGGCCACCGAGCCGGAACTGCTGCTGCTCGACGAACCGCTGGCCGGCATGGGCACCGATGAGTCGCAACAGGTGATCGAACTGCTGAAACGTCTGGCCGAGAATCACACACTGATCCTGATCG
Above is a genomic segment from Pseudomonadota bacterium containing:
- a CDS encoding branched-chain amino acid ABC transporter permease, translated to MDISVFLVQLLNSIQYGFLLFLVASGLTLIFGIMGIINLAHGAFYMLGAYLVFWLTGITSNFFVAIVLGLPIMLLLGYIVERTAISFLYKRDHLYQVLLTYGLILIFNEMQKLLWGTNFYSVPVPEILKGSIPLTENQVYPHYRLFISMVCLALAGVLYAVIGKTRLGMMIRAGAVNREMVQALGINVGRLFAIVFSLGVVLAAFAGMIAAPVSSVYPGMGDQILILSFVVVVIGGIGSIKGAFIGAMIIGLADTFGKVLLPDIASVAVYATMAVILIWRPQGLFGKA
- a CDS encoding branched-chain amino acid ABC transporter permease, which encodes MDTPRSVTFILTLAVVALAIFPWVGESFYVSLVMRMMILGIFAMSLDLLIGYTGLVSFGHAAFFGLSGYLLAIVTPDSGPVSIWYALPVCLAGAALAALVIGWFSVRTTGIYFIMITLAFAQMLYYYFNENTDLGGSDGIFIFYKPTVMLGSWTLLDLDNHYTLYYFIFAGLVGSYFLLRMLLRSPFGQVIRGIRANEARTRALGFATFRYKLVSFVIAGTLAGFAGFLEGLHTGIMSPAHLGWHESGTAMMMVILGGIGTLYGPVVGAFAMVYLQDWFQELTEHWLLLMGGFVIAVVLFLPNGIAGLIPQLTGRLRKKSPAAQENGDE
- a CDS encoding ABC transporter ATP-binding protein, whose product is MAMSEFVLETTGLSKNFGGLFAVQNVSLAFRAGQVHAIIGPNGAGKTTFINLLSGDLLPSDGTILFKGNDITRLPPNKISQAGIGRSYQKTNIFPQFTCFDNCWLAAQSRRPSSMRFFRRAKQLKDVQARAEKALELCALTSQSNTVSATMSYGEQRQLEIGMMLATEPELLLLDEPLAGMGTDESQQVIELLKRLAENHTLILIEHDMDAVFAVADRLTVMVNGAVLETGTVDEIRANKAVQEAYLGEEAVDGH